A stretch of Cylindrospermopsis curvispora GIHE-G1 DNA encodes these proteins:
- a CDS encoding Uma2 family endonuclease produces MVRQIPSKTQLGVIESNISQGVETPKIVYPESDNKPMADNTRQFTWIVKIKENLEILFKSNVDVFVAGDLFWYPVEGSNKIKLAPDTMVVFGRPKGHRGSYRQWEEDNIPPQVVFEILSPSNNNTEMDRKKLFYLEYGVEEYYVYDPDRISLEVSIRENNSFKEIENFTTWTSPRLKIRFDMSQDELVIYYPDGSKFLSPVELSNYAEQETQRAEREKLLKEQETQRTERERLLKEQETQRAEREKLLKEQETQRAERERLLKEQETQRAEREKLLKEQERFLKEQETQRAERERLLKEQEQIKYQTLLSQLKAKGIDITALE; encoded by the coding sequence ATGGTGAGGCAAATTCCATCAAAAACTCAACTGGGGGTAATAGAATCTAACATTAGTCAGGGTGTGGAGACGCCTAAAATTGTCTACCCAGAAAGTGATAATAAACCTATGGCGGATAACACTAGACAATTTACATGGATTGTCAAAATTAAGGAAAATTTAGAAATACTATTTAAGTCTAATGTAGATGTGTTTGTGGCTGGGGACTTATTTTGGTATCCAGTGGAGGGTAGTAACAAAATTAAACTAGCCCCTGACACCATGGTGGTGTTTGGGAGACCTAAGGGTCACCGGGGGTCTTATCGACAGTGGGAGGAGGATAATATTCCTCCCCAGGTGGTGTTTGAAATTTTATCTCCTAGTAATAATAATACTGAGATGGATAGAAAAAAGCTCTTTTATCTGGAATATGGAGTGGAGGAGTATTATGTATATGATCCAGATAGGATTAGTCTAGAAGTATCCATTAGAGAAAATAACTCATTTAAGGAGATTGAGAATTTTACCACTTGGACTAGTCCAAGATTGAAAATAAGATTTGACATGAGCCAAGATGAATTAGTCATCTATTATCCAGATGGGAGTAAGTTTCTTAGTCCTGTAGAATTGAGTAATTATGCAGAACAAGAAACTCAACGTGCAGAACGTGAAAAATTGCTTAAAGAGCAGGAAACTCAACGTACAGAACGTGAAAGACTTCTCAAAGAGCAGGAAACTCAACGTGCAGAACGTGAAAAATTGCTTAAAGAACAAGAAACTCAACGTGCAGAACGTGAAAGACTTCTCAAAGAGCAGGAAACTCAACGTGCAGAACGTGAAAAATTGCTTAAAGAACAAGAAAGATTTCTCAAAGAACAAGAAACTCAACGTGCAGAACGTGAAAGACTTCTCAAAGAGCAGGAACAAATAAAGTATCAAACCTTGCTATCACAATTAAAAGCTAAGGGTATTGATATTACTGCACTCGAATAA
- a CDS encoding helix-turn-helix domain-containing protein, with protein MPKPYSIDLRNRVIVAWVAREGSQRQLAERFKVSLSFVRNLVRRYRETGQVEPKQCGGYEKPIIAGEYLNMIKSWLDEKNDLLLSELCDRLRETTGTSVSITTMHRALEKLGLRHKKKV; from the coding sequence ATGCCAAAACCTTATTCAATAGATTTGCGTAATCGCGTGATTGTAGCATGGGTTGCTCGAGAGGGATCTCAACGCCAGTTGGCAGAAAGATTCAAGGTCAGCTTATCATTTGTGAGAAATTTAGTACGTCGTTATCGTGAAACTGGGCAAGTTGAGCCAAAGCAATGTGGAGGATATGAAAAGCCTATAATTGCAGGCGAATATTTAAACATGATCAAGTCTTGGCTGGATGAGAAAAATGATTTACTACTTTCAGAATTGTGCGATCGCCTGAGAGAAACGACGGGCACTAGTGTTAGTATCACAACCATGCATCGAGCCTTAGAAAAGTTGGGTCTACGTCATAAAAAAAAAGTCTAA
- a CDS encoding vWA domain-containing protein, whose amino-acid sequence MLNDRDYTLIIDKSGSMSTRDQRGGKTRWEIAQESTIALARKCEEFDPDGITVYVFSGRFKRYENVTAAKVAQIFQENDPVGTTNLAGVLLDATNQYFQRKASGQAKPNGETILVITDGEPDDRKAVFEVVIKASRKMDKDEELAISLIQVGRDPQATKFLKTLDDQLQSVGAKFDICDTVTLDELEEMSLTEVLMNAITD is encoded by the coding sequence ATGTTGAACGATCGCGACTATACGCTAATCATTGATAAAAGTGGGAGCATGTCAACTCGAGATCAACGGGGTGGAAAAACCAGATGGGAAATAGCCCAAGAATCTACCATAGCCCTAGCCAGAAAGTGTGAGGAATTTGACCCAGATGGTATTACTGTTTATGTATTTTCCGGTAGATTTAAACGATACGAAAATGTGACAGCAGCAAAGGTTGCCCAAATATTTCAAGAAAATGATCCTGTTGGTACAACCAATTTAGCTGGAGTGCTTTTAGATGCTACTAATCAATATTTTCAACGTAAAGCATCTGGTCAAGCCAAACCGAATGGTGAAACCATTCTAGTGATTACTGATGGCGAACCGGATGATCGGAAAGCAGTTTTTGAAGTAGTTATTAAGGCCTCTCGCAAAATGGATAAAGATGAGGAATTAGCAATTTCTCTAATTCAAGTAGGTAGGGATCCGCAAGCTACAAAATTTCTCAAAACTCTCGATGACCAGTTACAAAGTGTAGGAGCTAAATTTGATATTTGTGACACTGTGACTTTAGATGAGTTAGAAGAAATGAGTTTAACAGAAGTTTTAATGAATGCGATTACTGATTAG